AACGGATTTAAAATTGATCCCACTATCTTATTTGCCTAAAAGTTGGTGTTCTTTCATCAGGATGGGCAATGAATCCACATCCCTCAGGAAAATCAGGTCTTTCTCAAACTCATACATTTTGTAACCATGGTCGAAATCAGCATCATTGTCCAAAAGCCTTACGGTATCTGAGGCAAAATTTGCCCCGCCGGCAGCAAAGCACTGCGTAAAAGCTACGTGGCGCACATTGACTTCGGTGATATAAGGCTTTCCGTTTTCATCTTCCTTAAAATCCACCGTAAAGAATCCGTGCTGTGCAGCGCCAGTATGTGCGAAAAGATGGTCCATCGCGCGTTTGGCTTCCTTCACAAGTTCAGGTTCATTGAGCAGTCGCCCGAAAGACGTATTTCCTGTGATTCCGGATGGTGCTACTTTAGCCATAATATAATTGACCCTTTCAGCACACGCAGTACGGAGTAGTTTCCCATTAAAATAAAGCATCTTACAGGCCAGATTCCGTCCCGGAAGGAATTTACTGGCGATAAACTGCGTCACATTCGGGTTGATCTGGATCCAGTTCTTCAACGAATCTTCGCTATCGACTTTAAGAGAACCCAGTCCGCT
This genomic stretch from Flavobacterium pallidum harbors:
- a CDS encoding ATP-grasp domain-containing protein yields the protein MRILITGVGGPTPRSFAIALKKYSFYKRFELFGTDINPLAIGLYQNDLFNKTYVIPPASSPDYWTAIEKIIKEQNIDAAVILPEMEVMEWSKRKMTAELPCKALIPDHSMAELLVDKSKMTEILKDLDMVPPSVSFSRDIASLKEVFDTLKGNFWVRSTSGTSGLGSLKVDSEDSLKNWIQINPNVTQFIASKFLPGRNLACKMLYFNGKLLRTACAERVNYIMAKVAPSGITGNTSFGRLLNEPELVKEAKRAMDHLFAHTGAAQHGFFTVDFKEDENGKPYITEVNVRHVAFTQCFAAGGANFASDTVRLLDNDADFDHGYKMYEFEKDLIFLRDVDSLPILMKEHQLLGK